Proteins from one Sphaeramia orbicularis chromosome 17, fSphaOr1.1, whole genome shotgun sequence genomic window:
- the b3gnt5b gene encoding lactosylceramide 1,3-N-acetyl-beta-D-glucosaminyltransferase B, whose amino-acid sequence MFVNFRRIRKCQCVQLMTTCLVLSVVMVCWEQLDNNVVSHVKSYSYRYLVNRFTYLNKSLTIPREQARSFSNFRYLLDHPRKCADQDVLLLLFVKTSPENTERRNAIRSTWGNETYIQNTLGVTVKVVFVLGAPQTAKEKPDGVTFQQQLIHEDGLHGDLIQQDFLDSFHNLTLKLIMQFHWMHSRCAHAHFLMTADDDIFVHMPNLVKYLQDVSGKGITDFWIGRVHRGAPPIRSKDSKYYVSYEMYQWLSYPDYTAGAGYVVSGDVADKIYQATLTLNASLYIDDVFMGICANAVGVSPQEHVYFSGEGKAPYHLCIYDQMMTSHGHVEDIYDLWKAATHPQVKQKASGLLGRLYCTAVKVALLCKPYYVNTYSCKAAFL is encoded by the coding sequence ATGTTTGTTAACTTCCGCCGGATACGAAAATGCCAGTGTGTGCAGCTGATGACCACCTGCCTGGTGCTGTCGGTGGTGATGGTCTGCTGGGAGCAGCTGGACAACAACGTTGTCAGCCATGTCAAGTCCTACTCCTACCGCTACCTTGTCAACCGCTTCACCTACCTTAACAAGAGCCTCACCATCCCACGGGAACAGGCCCGCAGCTTCAGCAACTTCCGTTACCTTCTGGACCACCCCAGGAAGTGCGCAGACCAAGACGTCCTCCTGCTCCTTTTCGTCAAAACCTCCCCAGAGAACACTGAGAGGAGGAACGCCATCAGATCCACCTGGGGGAACGAAACCTACATCCAAAACACCCTGGGAGTGACCGTCAAGGTGGTGTTCGTCTTAGGAGCGCCACAGACCGCCAAAGAGAAGCCCGACGGAGTTACCTTCCAGCAGCAGCTCATCCACGAGGACGGCCTCCACGGGGATTTGATCCAACAAGACTTTTTAGACTCTTTCCACAACCTGACCCTGAAGCTGATCATGCAGTTCCACTGGATGCACAGCCGCTGCGCCCACGCTCATTTCCTCATGACGGCTGACGACGACATCTTCGTACACATGCCGAACCTGGTGAAATACTTACAGGACGTGAGCGGCAAAGGCATCACAGACTTCTGGATTGGCCGAGTGCACAGGGGAGCGCCGCCCATCCGAAGCAAAGACAGCAAGTACTACGTGTCCTATGAGATGTACCAGTGGCTGTCGTACCCAGACTACACAGCCGGAGCGGGGTACGTGGTCTCCGGTGACGTAGCGGACAAAATCTACCAAGCCACCCTGACCCTGAACGCCTCACTCTACATAGACGATGTGTTCATGGGCATCTGTGCCAACGCTGTGGGCGTGTCCCCACAGGAGCACGTTTACTTCTCAGGGGAGGGGAAGGCGCCCTATCACCTCTGTATCTATGACCAGATGATGACCTCGCACGGTCATGTAGAGGATATCTATGACCTTTGGAAGGCAGCAACACACCCTCAGGTGAAGCAGAAGGCCTCTGGACTCTTAGGGAGGCTCTACTGCACCGCTGTGAAAGTGGCTCTGCTCTGTAAACCCTACTATGTCAACACATACTCCTGCAAAGCAGCCTTTTTGTAG